Proteins co-encoded in one uncultured Draconibacterium sp. genomic window:
- a CDS encoding MerR family transcriptional regulator — protein sequence MKTEGYSIKDLETLSGIKAHTIRIWEKRYDLLKPERTDTNIRYYTDDDLKRMLNVSLLVRNGYKISKVAAWQEDDIKQTVLDVAKTKKSEEGYVDQLLLFMVNFDNVGFAALVNEIIKKYGLEEAMQNLFFALFERIGTFWQVGSIFPAQEHYITSFIRQKIITAIDEHGIINSKEKTILFYLPEEELHELSLLFYSYLAIKSGYNIIYLGQFVPFADLEKIRLHVKLDFIFTAFISPIQKEDLENYLGKLKELYQHQKVFITGWQIKEHAPKLPRNFKVVKDYREFKKYLG from the coding sequence ATTTGGGAAAAGAGGTATGATTTGCTGAAGCCCGAACGAACCGATACCAATATCAGGTATTACACTGATGATGATTTGAAACGGATGTTGAATGTTTCGTTACTGGTACGCAATGGATACAAAATTTCGAAGGTAGCTGCCTGGCAAGAAGACGACATTAAACAAACCGTGCTTGATGTGGCCAAAACAAAAAAATCGGAAGAAGGTTATGTCGATCAGCTTCTGCTGTTTATGGTGAATTTTGATAATGTAGGTTTTGCCGCTCTGGTTAACGAAATAATAAAGAAATATGGCCTTGAGGAGGCCATGCAGAATTTATTCTTTGCTTTATTTGAGCGCATTGGAACTTTCTGGCAGGTTGGTTCTATATTCCCGGCGCAGGAACATTATATTACCAGTTTTATTCGCCAGAAAATAATAACTGCAATTGATGAGCATGGCATTATCAATTCAAAAGAAAAGACCATCCTGTTTTACCTTCCTGAAGAAGAATTGCACGAACTGAGTTTGCTCTTTTATTCATACCTGGCAATAAAGTCGGGGTACAACATTATTTATTTGGGACAGTTTGTTCCATTTGCCGATCTGGAAAAAATTCGGTTACATGTGAAGCTGGATTTTATTTTTACGGCATTTATAAGTCCTATTCAAAAAGAAGATCTGGAAAATTATCTTGGAAAATTAAAAGAATTATACCAGCACCAAAAGGTGTTTATAACGGGATGGCAGATAAAAGAACACGCACCAAAATTACCTCGAAACTTTAAGGTAGTTAAAGATTATCGTGAATTTAAAAAATACCTCGGATAA